The Rhodocytophaga rosea genome has a segment encoding these proteins:
- a CDS encoding toxin-antitoxin system YwqK family antitoxin — translation MIKSLKNCVLLFLLLVIFISCSEKKEIIRYANGNIKLEAELKNGIRHGKLVDYYEDGSIKSRSIWKNGVVEGKVEHYFANGKFKEVTYYETGKANGTSKQYYENGQLFKEATYKNDRIVGEINFYHDNGALKEKRIHDEDGGEMYRANYNKNNNMIFEAFLPRPIYKPDTLSYGELYQIQLKFGIKPRYKTQLLTGIFDDQHMLIDTTAIIEPNADDIYTYSFKPIKQGKDSLFIMVSHLGVEKDSLIVNGIIVYHNYFIKP, via the coding sequence ATGATTAAAAGCTTGAAAAACTGTGTTTTACTATTTCTACTGCTTGTAATCTTCATTTCGTGTAGTGAAAAGAAAGAGATTATACGCTATGCTAATGGCAATATTAAACTAGAAGCTGAGTTAAAAAATGGTATTCGTCATGGGAAGTTAGTTGATTATTATGAAGATGGTTCTATAAAATCACGTTCTATTTGGAAAAATGGTGTAGTGGAAGGAAAGGTAGAACACTATTTTGCAAACGGAAAATTTAAAGAAGTAACTTATTATGAAACAGGTAAAGCAAATGGTACCTCAAAACAGTATTATGAGAACGGGCAATTATTTAAAGAGGCGACCTATAAAAATGATAGAATAGTTGGCGAAATCAATTTCTATCATGATAATGGTGCACTTAAAGAAAAACGCATCCATGACGAAGATGGTGGAGAGATGTATAGGGCAAACTATAACAAAAACAACAATATGATTTTTGAAGCATTTCTACCACGACCCATTTATAAACCAGATACACTCAGTTATGGTGAACTATATCAGATACAACTCAAATTTGGAATTAAACCGAGATATAAGACTCAACTACTTACCGGTATTTTTGATGATCAGCATATGTTAATAGATACAACAGCTATTATAGAACCTAATGCGGATGATATCTATACCTATTCATTTAAGCCCATCAAGCAAGGAAAAGATTCTCTATTTATAATGGTATCTCATCTTGGAGTTGAAAAAGATTCATTAATTGTGAACGGAATAATAGTCTACCATAATTACTTCATTAAACCCTAA
- a CDS encoding RNA polymerase sigma factor gives MEKTIDTPMAEKPGQKIIQTVKDYGKRLFGFIRGKVKSDEDAEDILQEVWYQLSNVVDVNEIDQMSGWLFQVARNKIIDKYRKKTPDSLDGMLYEEEEGEFTLKSILLADNTNPETEYLKEVFWAELFTALEELPENQRQVFIWNELEDMTLQQIADQTGEKLKTIISRKGYAVKHLRQRLEALYNDFLNY, from the coding sequence ATGGAAAAGACTATTGACACCCCGATGGCTGAAAAACCCGGACAGAAGATTATTCAAACAGTGAAAGACTATGGGAAACGTCTGTTTGGGTTCATTCGCGGCAAAGTAAAATCAGATGAGGATGCGGAAGATATTTTACAGGAGGTTTGGTACCAGCTAAGCAATGTGGTAGATGTAAATGAGATTGATCAAATGAGCGGATGGCTTTTTCAGGTGGCTAGAAATAAGATCATTGACAAATACCGTAAAAAAACGCCAGATTCTCTCGATGGAATGCTGTATGAAGAGGAAGAGGGTGAATTTACACTCAAATCTATTTTACTCGCCGATAATACCAACCCTGAAACTGAATACCTGAAGGAAGTTTTCTGGGCTGAACTCTTTACTGCCCTCGAAGAACTGCCGGAAAATCAGCGCCAGGTATTTATCTGGAACGAACTCGAAGACATGACTTTGCAACAAATTGCCGACCAGACAGGTGAAAAGCTCAAAACCATTATCTCCAGAAAGGGGTATGCCGTAAAACATTTACGCCAGCGACTGGAGGCATTATATAATGATTTTTTAAATTACTAG
- a CDS encoding mandelate racemase/muconate lactonizing enzyme family protein, protein MHRRNFLRLSLLGSAATLAGVGLPSAEAASKLKITKIRYYNAPWYTKPLFNQARGIVEIETNEGIIGIGEGGSKDMIEQCAQMMIGEDPFRIEHLWQYLYRGMFYPPGREKLHALGALEMALWDIKGKALNVPVYELLGGATRDYVECYATGFRASKATTEEGRAQDCIAAGLRAYRIGPTGGNGDKPFDFYEHTKSTIDFCKRIDAAVGGGGKWAIDLHTRFDLTEGVKICKALEALEPYFVEDIIRSENPDVYTTVRQMTNVPIAVGEQFGDRWDINTFIEKRLIDYTRVTLPNTGGISEFKKIAALCETHYIGMIPHFTGPLSVAALVHALGSSSPARCMVELAGGEPEKPAYFNEDYLNFKNGKLYLNPAPGLGVKFDPKKATFVMEITANTKYPHPILKSPDGSIHNW, encoded by the coding sequence CTTAGCAGGTGTCGGGCTTCCGTCGGCAGAAGCGGCTTCCAAACTAAAAATTACCAAAATCAGGTATTATAATGCACCATGGTATACCAAACCCCTGTTTAATCAGGCCCGTGGCATTGTAGAAATAGAGACTAATGAGGGAATTATAGGCATTGGGGAAGGCGGATCTAAGGATATGATTGAGCAATGTGCGCAAATGATGATCGGAGAAGATCCTTTCCGGATAGAGCACCTATGGCAGTATTTGTATAGAGGCATGTTTTATCCGCCCGGCCGGGAAAAGCTGCATGCGCTGGGCGCATTGGAAATGGCACTATGGGATATCAAAGGCAAAGCGCTGAATGTGCCAGTATACGAATTATTAGGCGGAGCTACCCGGGATTATGTAGAATGCTATGCTACCGGATTTAGAGCTTCCAAAGCAACCACCGAAGAAGGAAGAGCCCAGGATTGTATTGCCGCCGGCTTACGTGCCTACCGGATCGGCCCGACGGGAGGAAACGGAGACAAACCGTTTGATTTTTATGAACATACCAAGAGTACCATAGATTTTTGCAAAAGGATAGATGCCGCTGTGGGCGGAGGTGGCAAATGGGCGATCGATTTGCATACCCGGTTTGATTTGACTGAAGGTGTAAAAATATGTAAAGCCCTAGAAGCCTTGGAGCCTTATTTTGTCGAAGATATTATCCGCTCTGAAAATCCGGATGTATATACAACGGTACGCCAGATGACTAATGTTCCTATTGCCGTTGGTGAACAATTCGGTGACCGATGGGATATTAATACTTTTATCGAAAAACGCCTGATCGATTATACGAGGGTAACATTGCCAAATACAGGAGGGATTTCTGAGTTTAAAAAAATAGCTGCCCTCTGCGAAACACACTATATTGGCATGATTCCTCATTTTACCGGACCATTAAGTGTAGCCGCATTGGTACATGCATTAGGCTCAAGCAGTCCTGCCCGTTGCATGGTAGAATTGGCGGGAGGCGAGCCCGAAAAACCGGCATACTTTAACGAAGATTATCTCAATTTCAAAAATGGCAAATTGTATCTGAACCCAGCGCCTGGGTTAGGAGTAAAATTTGATCCGAAGAAAGCCACTTTTGTTATGGAAATAACGGCAAACACCAAATATCCACACCCTATTCTGAAAAGTCCGGATGGCTCTATTCATAACTGGTGA
- a CDS encoding TlpA disulfide reductase family protein, translating into MKITIAFYCLLISICLSSCSEKKTEINQSAAPANGIWRGVIALPESQLPFNFELQPDSKGTYTVFLINAGERLALDSVIVSGDSIHIPMGFFDAQITAKVNEQSMEGYWIKNYAKDYKIPFKAEHGKDYRFENASQSTTANVSGKYAIRFADRPDSLVSVGVFEQSGSKVTGTVLTRTGDYRYLEGVLDGQELKLSTFDGEHAYVLTGTLQGDSILNGKFISGKAKARSWSAVRDANASLPDPGSLTFLKKGYDKVEFIFPGADSGTVSLQDPKYKGKVVILQLFGTWCPNCMDETKFLSPWYDKNKDRGVEIIGLAYEKKPELDYARSRVQKMKQRLHVHYDFAIAGTSDNEAAAKTLPMLNHVMSFPTTIFIDRQGNVRKIHTGFTGPGTGRYYEEFAEEFNQFTDKLINEENKLEASRK; encoded by the coding sequence ATGAAAATCACTATTGCTTTCTATTGCTTGTTAATAAGTATATGCCTCAGCAGTTGCTCGGAAAAAAAAACAGAAATAAATCAATCGGCTGCCCCTGCTAACGGAATCTGGCGGGGTGTGATTGCATTGCCAGAAAGTCAACTGCCTTTCAATTTTGAACTGCAACCAGACAGCAAAGGTACCTATACTGTTTTTCTGATCAATGCAGGCGAACGGCTTGCCCTGGATAGTGTAATTGTTAGTGGTGATTCCATTCACATTCCTATGGGCTTCTTTGATGCACAGATTACCGCTAAAGTGAATGAACAATCGATGGAAGGCTATTGGATTAAGAATTACGCAAAAGATTACAAAATTCCATTTAAAGCCGAGCATGGAAAGGATTACCGCTTTGAGAATGCCAGCCAGTCCACTACTGCGAATGTAAGCGGAAAGTATGCCATCCGTTTTGCCGACAGGCCGGATTCCCTGGTTTCAGTAGGCGTTTTTGAACAATCGGGCAGTAAAGTTACTGGCACGGTTCTGACCCGGACCGGCGATTATCGCTACCTGGAAGGTGTGCTGGATGGACAGGAATTAAAATTATCTACGTTTGATGGCGAACATGCCTATGTGCTAACAGGAACGCTGCAAGGAGATAGCATTCTGAATGGAAAATTTATTTCTGGAAAAGCCAAAGCCAGATCCTGGTCAGCGGTGAGAGATGCGAATGCCTCCTTGCCTGATCCCGGCAGTCTTACTTTCCTGAAAAAAGGCTATGATAAAGTAGAGTTTATTTTTCCGGGAGCGGATAGTGGAACTGTTTCTCTGCAAGATCCAAAATACAAAGGTAAAGTGGTCATTCTACAACTGTTTGGTACCTGGTGTCCTAATTGTATGGATGAAACCAAGTTTTTAAGCCCCTGGTATGATAAAAACAAAGACAGAGGCGTTGAGATCATTGGCCTGGCCTACGAGAAAAAGCCTGAACTGGATTATGCCAGAAGCCGGGTACAAAAGATGAAACAACGCTTACATGTACATTACGATTTTGCCATCGCAGGTACTTCTGATAATGAAGCTGCTGCGAAAACCCTGCCTATGCTCAATCATGTTATGTCTTTTCCTACCACCATTTTCATCGACCGGCAAGGAAATGTTCGAAAGATCCATACTGGCTTTACAGGTCCTGGTACTGGCCGCTATTATGAAGAGTTTGCGGAAGAATTTAATCAATTCACCGATAAGCTCATTAACGAGGAAAATAAGCTGGAAGCGAGTAGGAAATAG
- a CDS encoding class I SAM-dependent methyltransferase, translating to MNHQEVGKYWNENAQTWTTLARAGYDVYRDHLNTPAFFEILPDIQGLKGLDIGCGEGHNTRLLAQKGAFITAIDISEVFIQQAKETETQHPLHIHYQITSAAELPFAENTFDFATAFMSLMDIPETGKVLSEACRVLKKSGFLQFSIAHPCFDTPHRKNLRNAQGKTYAIEVGDYFTNQNGDISEWGFSNLPESMHNLPKFRIPRFTRTLSEWLNIIIQAGFVIEQLHEPRPSNEVVKQYPSLQDSQVIAYFLHIRCRKS from the coding sequence ATGAACCATCAGGAAGTCGGAAAATACTGGAATGAAAATGCCCAGACCTGGACTACACTGGCCAGAGCCGGCTATGATGTGTACAGAGATCATCTCAATACACCTGCCTTTTTCGAAATCCTGCCCGATATACAGGGCTTAAAAGGACTAGATATTGGCTGCGGCGAAGGACATAATACACGGTTGCTTGCCCAGAAGGGAGCCTTCATTACCGCCATTGATATTTCTGAAGTATTTATTCAGCAGGCGAAAGAAACAGAAACCCAGCATCCGTTGCATATCCATTACCAGATTACCAGCGCGGCAGAATTACCTTTTGCAGAAAATACTTTCGATTTTGCTACGGCTTTTATGAGTTTGATGGATATTCCGGAAACAGGCAAAGTACTAAGTGAAGCCTGCCGGGTACTGAAAAAAAGTGGCTTTCTGCAATTTTCGATTGCCCATCCTTGTTTTGATACCCCACACCGCAAGAACCTAAGAAATGCACAAGGCAAAACCTACGCTATTGAAGTAGGCGATTATTTCACGAACCAGAATGGCGACATCAGCGAATGGGGTTTTAGCAATCTGCCTGAATCCATGCATAACTTGCCCAAATTCAGAATACCCAGGTTTACCAGAACCCTAAGCGAATGGCTGAATATAATTATCCAGGCAGGTTTTGTGATCGAGCAACTGCACGAACCCAGACCCAGCAACGAAGTAGTTAAACAATATCCCTCCTTACAAGATAGCCAGGTAATTGCTTATTTCCTGCACATCCGTTGCCGGAAGTCTTAG
- a CDS encoding alpha/beta hydrolase-fold protein — MRYILFPKSSILLLILVLFVSADFRTQSTQSEQTPFRFAVSFVETSIKQPLDGRILLLISADSTKEPRHQIEDGPKTQLVFGVDIEGLKPNTEVIIDSKAFGYPIQSITQIPPGEYYVQALLHRYETFKRKDGHMVKLPMDRGEGQQWNEAPGNLYSLPKKIKINPLAGGTIKVAMDKLIPPIQEPKDTKYIKHIKIQSKLLTEFWGRPMYLGAHVLLPEGFDAHPQARYPLAIYHGHYPADLDGFRPEAPDPNLKPVYSDRFKLEGYNKIEQQEAHNFYKLWTGKEFPRMLVIEIQHANPYYDDSYAVNSANLGPYGDAITYELIPYIEKQFRGIGKGWARFLYGGSTGGWEALAAQIMYPDEYNGCFAACPDPIDFRAYTVVDIYKDLNAYYLESKFKKTLRPGHRDYLGHVSATLQDMNYRELALGTKSRSGGQWDIWQAVYSPVGEDGYPKPIWDKVTGQIDHKVARYWQENYDLRYILQRDWAKLGLKLEGKIHIYCGDMDNYYLNNAVYLMEEFLESTKNPYYGGEVKYGDRAEHCWNGDPTLPNAISRLRYNSMYVPKILTRIEKTAPAGADLKSWRY, encoded by the coding sequence ATGAGATATATATTATTTCCCAAATCTTCTATCCTGTTATTAATTCTGGTACTGTTTGTCTCGGCAGATTTTAGAACTCAATCTACCCAATCTGAACAAACACCTTTCCGGTTCGCTGTTTCATTTGTAGAAACCAGTATTAAACAACCTCTGGATGGAAGAATACTCCTGTTGATCTCTGCTGATAGCACCAAAGAACCCCGTCACCAGATTGAAGATGGTCCTAAAACGCAACTGGTATTTGGTGTAGATATAGAAGGGTTGAAGCCAAACACCGAAGTTATCATCGATAGCAAAGCATTTGGCTATCCGATACAAAGCATTACTCAGATTCCTCCTGGTGAATATTATGTACAAGCCCTGTTACACCGCTATGAAACCTTCAAACGCAAAGATGGACATATGGTAAAATTACCTATGGACCGGGGTGAAGGGCAGCAATGGAACGAAGCGCCCGGAAATCTCTACAGCCTGCCTAAAAAGATAAAGATTAATCCACTAGCTGGAGGTACGATTAAAGTGGCGATGGATAAACTAATTCCGCCCATCCAGGAGCCGAAAGACACTAAATACATCAAGCACATTAAAATCCAGAGCAAGCTGCTCACCGAATTCTGGGGTAGACCTATGTATTTAGGTGCCCACGTATTGTTGCCGGAAGGTTTTGATGCGCATCCTCAAGCTAGGTATCCACTGGCTATCTATCATGGCCATTACCCAGCAGATCTGGATGGTTTCCGACCTGAAGCACCTGACCCAAACCTAAAACCAGTATATAGTGACCGTTTTAAACTGGAAGGGTATAATAAAATCGAGCAGCAGGAAGCCCATAATTTCTATAAACTCTGGACTGGAAAGGAATTTCCCAGAATGCTGGTGATTGAAATTCAACATGCCAATCCATATTATGACGATTCCTATGCCGTAAATTCTGCCAACCTGGGTCCGTATGGAGATGCCATTACGTATGAACTGATTCCCTATATCGAAAAGCAATTCCGGGGAATTGGCAAAGGCTGGGCAAGGTTTTTATATGGCGGTTCTACCGGAGGCTGGGAAGCGCTGGCTGCTCAAATTATGTACCCGGATGAGTACAATGGCTGTTTTGCGGCCTGCCCCGACCCTATTGATTTCAGGGCGTACACCGTAGTAGATATTTACAAGGACTTGAATGCCTATTATCTGGAAAGCAAGTTCAAAAAGACACTTCGCCCTGGTCACCGGGATTACTTAGGGCATGTAAGCGCAACTTTACAGGATATGAATTACCGCGAACTAGCCCTGGGTACTAAAAGCCGTTCCGGGGGACAGTGGGACATCTGGCAGGCCGTGTATTCGCCGGTTGGGGAAGACGGTTATCCTAAACCTATCTGGGATAAAGTGACCGGGCAGATCGACCATAAAGTAGCCAGGTACTGGCAGGAAAATTACGATCTGCGTTATATTTTGCAACGGGACTGGGCAAAGCTAGGTCTCAAGCTAGAAGGCAAAATTCATATTTACTGCGGCGATATGGATAATTACTATCTGAATAATGCGGTATACTTGATGGAAGAATTTCTGGAAAGCACCAAAAATCCTTACTATGGCGGCGAAGTAAAATATGGCGACCGGGCCGAACATTGCTGGAATGGCGATCCTACCTTGCCCAATGCCATATCCAGACTACGCTACAACTCCATGTATGTACCAAAAATCTTAACCCGCATCGAGAAAACCGCTCCTGCCGGTGCCGACCTGAAAAGCTGGCGGTATTGA
- a CDS encoding 3-keto-disaccharide hydrolase: MTDKHMKAARCLFLVWLIGISFPSFLVAQTADASFTSVALEDMSSFKPAAKNWSIVGDVFFDRTGNEKANKTAGGKGILLNMPSDKNKDNLVSNFEHGDAELDLEFMMAHHSNSGVYLQGRYELQLLDSWGVRNPRAGDCGGIYERWDDSKPEGQKGYEGYAPRVNVSRAPGLWQHFNIVFQAPRFDAGGNKIANARIIRMVHNGVVIHENVELTGPTRGQGFPGEAAMGPILIQGDHGAVAFRNIRYKKLDLSKEPVQASRNNNRGARPQIYVNPGREVTMHRSFVDYTKEGETKPKRITHAISVGEPSDVHYTMDLGTGALLQVWKGGFLNATPMWHDRGDGSSRALGSIIKLSDAPTLAYLTDKNAAWPATFEGETFRPKGYDIDGAGRPVFKYIIQGTAVEDRTFPEEDGKILTREIKVNGQKQANLYCRLAEGKDIAALSDGMYSVNNKAFYVKVDGGAKPVIREAGNRKELLVPIEGNSTGVKYSIIW, translated from the coding sequence ATGACTGACAAACACATGAAAGCAGCCAGATGCTTATTCCTTGTATGGCTAATAGGCATTTCTTTTCCTTCTTTCCTGGTGGCACAAACCGCAGATGCTTCCTTTACCAGTGTTGCGCTGGAAGACATGAGCAGCTTCAAGCCGGCTGCTAAAAACTGGAGTATTGTGGGAGATGTTTTCTTCGACAGGACAGGCAATGAAAAAGCCAATAAAACTGCCGGTGGCAAGGGCATTTTGCTGAACATGCCTTCTGATAAGAACAAAGATAACCTGGTAAGCAATTTTGAGCATGGCGATGCAGAACTGGACCTGGAATTTATGATGGCTCACCATTCTAACTCCGGCGTATACCTGCAAGGCCGTTATGAATTGCAGTTACTCGACAGCTGGGGTGTACGCAACCCAAGGGCCGGAGATTGCGGAGGTATTTATGAACGCTGGGATGATAGCAAGCCGGAAGGTCAGAAAGGATATGAGGGCTATGCACCCAGGGTAAACGTAAGCCGAGCACCAGGCTTATGGCAGCATTTTAATATTGTGTTTCAGGCACCCCGTTTCGATGCTGGTGGAAATAAAATTGCAAATGCCCGTATTATCAGAATGGTGCATAATGGGGTGGTGATTCATGAAAATGTTGAATTGACAGGCCCGACCAGAGGTCAGGGATTCCCCGGCGAAGCGGCTATGGGACCCATTTTGATACAAGGTGATCATGGCGCGGTGGCTTTCCGGAATATCCGCTATAAAAAACTCGATCTGAGCAAAGAGCCAGTGCAAGCTTCCAGAAATAACAACCGCGGTGCACGTCCGCAGATCTACGTTAACCCTGGCCGGGAAGTAACCATGCACCGCAGTTTTGTAGATTATACCAAAGAAGGCGAAACCAAGCCAAAACGTATTACCCATGCTATTTCTGTAGGCGAACCATCGGATGTTCATTATACCATGGATCTGGGTACTGGCGCCTTATTGCAGGTATGGAAAGGTGGATTTCTGAATGCCACTCCGATGTGGCACGACCGGGGTGATGGCAGTTCCAGGGCGTTGGGTAGTATAATTAAATTATCAGATGCTCCAACGCTGGCTTATTTAACAGATAAAAATGCTGCCTGGCCTGCAACATTTGAGGGTGAAACTTTCCGTCCGAAAGGATACGATATAGATGGTGCCGGCCGGCCGGTTTTCAAGTATATAATTCAGGGCACAGCTGTAGAGGACCGTACTTTTCCGGAAGAAGATGGAAAAATACTCACCAGGGAAATAAAAGTGAACGGCCAGAAACAAGCTAATCTGTATTGCCGCCTGGCGGAAGGGAAAGATATTGCTGCGCTTTCCGATGGGATGTACAGCGTAAACAACAAAGCTTTTTATGTTAAAGTGGATGGTGGCGCTAAGCCAGTGATTAGGGAGGCCGGTAACCGGAAAGAATTGCTTGTTCCTATCGAAGGAAACAGTACAGGTGTGAAATATTCTATCATCTGGTAG
- a CDS encoding pirin family protein, producing MLDLVIEARQASLGHGLEVHRILPFRLKRMVGPFIFMDHAGPVNMVPEQVSQMDILPHPHIGLSTVSYLFGGQVMHRDSLGVEQIIRPGEVNWMTAGRGIAHSERFEDPTTLAGGTLEMIQTWVALPEKDEEDAPAFDNYQPGQLPVFTEKGVWMRLIAGQAFGLNNSVKTHSPLFYLHVVLEPGARFGLPQGHTERGVYVAKGSLEVAGRTYTTGQLLVFNSGTEPVLVGREKTTLMFLGGEPLGERFIWWNFVSSRKERIEQAKADWQQGRIPLPPTDNQEFVPLPEDRSRPAGWPSPQPLS from the coding sequence ATGCTGGATTTAGTAATAGAAGCCCGTCAGGCCTCTCTGGGTCATGGATTGGAAGTACACCGCATTCTGCCTTTCCGGCTCAAGCGGATGGTAGGGCCATTTATTTTCATGGATCATGCAGGTCCGGTAAATATGGTGCCAGAACAAGTATCCCAGATGGATATATTGCCACATCCGCATATTGGCTTGTCTACCGTAAGCTATTTGTTTGGCGGACAAGTGATGCACAGGGATAGTTTAGGTGTGGAACAAATTATTCGCCCAGGAGAAGTAAACTGGATGACAGCCGGACGGGGTATTGCCCATTCCGAACGTTTCGAAGATCCGACCACCCTGGCAGGCGGAACCCTGGAAATGATCCAGACCTGGGTAGCGCTGCCGGAAAAGGATGAAGAAGATGCACCGGCTTTTGATAATTACCAGCCTGGTCAATTGCCCGTTTTCACGGAAAAAGGAGTTTGGATGCGCCTGATCGCCGGACAAGCATTTGGCCTGAATAATTCTGTAAAAACGCACTCGCCCCTGTTTTATCTTCATGTGGTATTAGAACCCGGAGCACGATTTGGTTTGCCGCAAGGCCATACAGAACGGGGCGTTTATGTAGCGAAAGGCAGCCTGGAAGTAGCAGGACGCACATATACCACTGGTCAGTTGCTGGTGTTTAACAGCGGAACTGAGCCGGTTTTGGTAGGCAGGGAGAAAACAACGCTGATGTTCTTAGGTGGTGAACCATTAGGAGAACGCTTCATCTGGTGGAATTTTGTTTCTTCCCGCAAGGAACGTATTGAGCAAGCCAAAGCCGACTGGCAGCAAGGACGTATTCCGCTTCCGCCTACGGATAACCAGGAGTTTGTACCCCTACCAGAAGACCGTTCCCGGCCTGCCGGATGGCCTTCGCCCCAGCCTTTGTCTTGA